In one window of Bradyrhizobium diazoefficiens DNA:
- the rpe gene encoding ribulose-phosphate 3-epimerase: MSSEIVIAPSILAADFACLGEEIAAIDAAGADWIHCDVMDGHFVPNISFGADIIKAIRPLTKKVFDVHLMIAPTDPFLEAFAKAGADVITVHAEAGPHLDRSLQAIRALGKKAGVSLCPVTPESAIDYVLDRVDLVLVMTVNPGFGGQSFLESQLDKIARIRTMIGERPIRLEVDGGVTRDNAAAVAAAGADTLVAGSAVFRGKRSVDYAGNIAAIRIAAEAGRVPKLQNISAPSMRAGEAVRIR; the protein is encoded by the coding sequence ATGAGCAGCGAGATTGTCATTGCGCCCTCGATCCTGGCAGCGGACTTCGCGTGTCTCGGCGAGGAGATCGCGGCCATCGATGCGGCCGGCGCCGACTGGATCCATTGCGACGTCATGGACGGCCACTTCGTGCCGAACATCAGTTTTGGCGCCGATATCATCAAGGCGATCCGTCCGCTGACGAAGAAGGTCTTCGACGTGCATCTGATGATAGCGCCGACCGATCCCTTTCTTGAGGCGTTTGCCAAGGCGGGCGCCGACGTCATCACGGTTCATGCCGAAGCCGGTCCGCATCTCGATCGGTCGCTTCAGGCGATCCGCGCGCTCGGTAAGAAGGCCGGTGTCAGCCTGTGCCCGGTCACGCCCGAGAGCGCGATCGACTATGTGCTCGACCGTGTCGATCTCGTGCTGGTGATGACGGTCAATCCCGGCTTCGGCGGCCAGTCCTTCCTCGAATCCCAGCTCGATAAGATCGCGCGTATTCGAACCATGATCGGCGAGCGGCCGATCCGGCTCGAAGTCGATGGCGGCGTCACGCGCGATAATGCCGCCGCGGTTGCTGCCGCGGGCGCCGATACGCTGGTGGCGGGTTCCGCCGTGTTCCGTGGCAAACGCAGCGTCGACTATGCCGGCAATATCGCGGCCATTCGCATTGCTGCGGAAGCCGGTCGGGTTCCGAAACTGCAGAATATTTCCGCGCCGTCGATGCGCGCAGGAGAAGCCGTGCGCATCCGGTAG
- the fba gene encoding class II fructose-bisphosphate aldolase (catalyzes the reversible aldol condensation of dihydroxyacetonephosphate and glyceraldehyde 3-phosphate in the Calvin cycle, glycolysis, and/or gluconeogenesis), whose translation MARITLRQLLDHAANHGYAVPAFNINNMEQGIAIMQAAAEVDAPVIIQASRGARSYAGDLMLSHMIDALERTYPDIPLCMHQDHGNDEATCASAIAHGFTSVMMDGSLKADAKTAADYDYNVAITRRVVDLAHWVGASVEGELGVLGSLEHGGGEQEDGHGVEGKVSHDQLLTDPDQAVDFVRATKVDALAVAMGTSHGAYKFSRKPDGDILAMRVVEEIHRRLPNTHLVMHGSSSVPQPLQDMFNEYGGEMPQTWGVPVEEIVRGINSGVRKVNIDTDCRLAMTAVFRKVATQARSEFDPRKFLKPAMDAMRELCRDRFEQFGTAGHASQMKVIPMSEMARRYRAGELDPGIGTREPVAA comes from the coding sequence GTGGCCCGTATCACCCTTCGCCAACTGCTCGATCACGCCGCCAATCACGGCTACGCGGTGCCGGCGTTCAACATCAACAACATGGAGCAGGGCATCGCGATCATGCAGGCGGCGGCCGAGGTCGATGCGCCCGTCATCATCCAGGCCTCGCGCGGCGCCCGCAGCTATGCCGGCGATCTCATGCTCTCGCACATGATCGACGCGCTGGAGCGAACCTATCCGGACATCCCGCTCTGCATGCACCAGGACCACGGCAATGACGAAGCGACCTGCGCCTCCGCGATCGCCCATGGCTTCACCTCGGTGATGATGGACGGCTCGCTCAAGGCGGACGCCAAGACCGCGGCCGATTACGACTACAATGTCGCGATCACTCGCCGTGTCGTCGATCTCGCCCATTGGGTCGGCGCCTCCGTCGAAGGCGAGCTCGGCGTGCTCGGTTCGCTCGAGCATGGTGGCGGCGAGCAGGAGGATGGCCACGGCGTCGAGGGCAAGGTCAGCCACGACCAACTGCTCACTGATCCCGATCAGGCCGTCGACTTCGTCCGCGCCACCAAGGTCGATGCGCTCGCCGTCGCCATGGGCACCTCGCACGGCGCCTACAAGTTCAGCCGCAAGCCGGACGGCGACATTCTGGCGATGCGGGTGGTCGAGGAGATTCATCGCCGGCTGCCGAACACGCATCTGGTGATGCACGGCTCGTCCTCGGTGCCGCAGCCGCTCCAGGACATGTTCAACGAGTATGGCGGCGAGATGCCGCAGACCTGGGGCGTGCCGGTGGAGGAGATTGTTCGCGGCATCAACAGCGGCGTGCGCAAGGTCAACATCGACACCGACTGCCGCCTGGCGATGACTGCGGTGTTCCGCAAGGTCGCGACTCAAGCGCGCTCCGAATTCGACCCGCGCAAATTTCTCAAGCCCGCGATGGATGCGATGCGCGAGCTTTGCCGCGACCGCTTCGAGCAATTCGGTACCGCGGGCCACGCCAGCCAGATGAAGGTGATTCCGATGAGCGAGATGGCGCGGCGCTACCGCGCGGGCGAGCTCGATCCGGGCATCGGCACCCGCGAGCCGGTCGCGGCTTAA
- a CDS encoding form I ribulose bisphosphate carboxylase large subunit yields the protein MNAHAGTVRGKERYRSGVMEYKRMGYWEPEYTPKDTDVIALFRVTPQEGVDPIEASAAVAGESSTATWTVVWTDRLTAAEKYRAKCYRVDPVPGTPGSYFAYIAYDLDLFEPGSIANLSASIIGNVFGFKPLKALRLEDMRFPVAYVKTFQGPATGIVVERERLDKFGRPLLGATVKPKLGLSGRNYGRVVYEALKGGLDFTKDDENINSQPFMHWRDRFLYCMEAVNRAQAASGEVKGTYLNITAGTMEDMYERAEFAKELGSCIVMIDLVIGYTAIQSMAKWARRNDMILHLHRAGHSTYTRQKSHGVSFRVIAKWMRLAGVDHIHAGTVVGKLEGDPNTTRGYYDVCREDFNPTRLEHGLFFDQNWASLNKMMPVASGGIHAGQMHQLLDLLGEDVVLQFGGGTIGHPMGIAAGAIANRVALEAMILARNEGRDYVHEGPEILARAAETCTPLKAALEVWKDVSFNYQSTDTPDFVPTALETV from the coding sequence ATGAATGCACATGCTGGAACCGTCCGCGGCAAGGAGCGCTATCGCTCGGGTGTGATGGAATACAAGCGCATGGGCTATTGGGAGCCCGAGTACACGCCGAAGGACACCGACGTCATTGCGCTGTTTCGCGTCACGCCACAGGAGGGTGTCGACCCGATCGAGGCGTCGGCGGCCGTTGCCGGCGAATCCTCGACTGCGACCTGGACCGTAGTGTGGACCGATCGCTTGACCGCCGCGGAGAAATATCGCGCCAAGTGCTATCGCGTCGATCCGGTGCCGGGTACGCCGGGCTCTTATTTCGCATACATCGCCTATGACCTCGACCTGTTCGAGCCGGGCTCGATCGCCAACCTTTCGGCGTCGATCATCGGCAACGTGTTCGGCTTCAAGCCACTGAAGGCGCTGCGTCTGGAAGACATGCGCTTCCCGGTCGCCTATGTGAAGACGTTCCAGGGGCCTGCGACCGGCATCGTGGTCGAACGCGAGCGGCTCGACAAGTTCGGCCGGCCGCTGCTCGGCGCCACGGTCAAACCCAAGCTCGGTCTCTCGGGCCGCAACTACGGCCGGGTCGTCTATGAGGCACTCAAGGGCGGGCTCGACTTCACCAAGGACGACGAGAACATCAACTCACAGCCATTCATGCATTGGCGCGACCGCTTCCTCTATTGCATGGAGGCGGTGAACCGCGCCCAGGCCGCCTCCGGCGAGGTCAAGGGCACTTACCTGAACATCACCGCGGGAACGATGGAGGACATGTACGAGCGCGCGGAGTTCGCCAAGGAACTCGGCTCGTGCATCGTCATGATCGACCTCGTGATCGGCTACACCGCAATCCAGTCCATGGCCAAGTGGGCGCGCCGCAACGATATGATCCTGCATCTGCATCGCGCCGGTCACTCGACCTATACGCGGCAAAAGAGCCATGGTGTGTCGTTCCGCGTCATCGCCAAATGGATGCGGCTTGCCGGTGTCGACCACATCCATGCCGGCACGGTGGTCGGCAAGCTCGAAGGCGATCCCAACACCACGCGCGGCTATTACGACGTCTGCCGCGAAGACTTCAACCCGACCAGGCTCGAGCACGGCCTGTTCTTCGACCAGAATTGGGCGAGCCTCAACAAGATGATGCCGGTGGCCTCCGGCGGCATCCATGCCGGCCAGATGCACCAGCTGCTCGACCTGCTCGGTGAGGACGTCGTGCTGCAATTCGGCGGTGGCACCATCGGCCATCCCATGGGCATCGCGGCCGGCGCGATCGCCAACCGCGTGGCGCTGGAAGCGATGATCCTCGCCCGCAATGAGGGGCGCGACTACGTCCATGAAGGCCCGGAGATCCTGGCGAGAGCGGCCGAGACCTGCACGCCGCTGAAGGCCGCGCTCGAGGTCTGGAAGGACGTCAGCTTCAACTATCAATCCACCGATACGCCGGACTTTGTGCCGACCGCGCTGGAAACCGTTTGA
- a CDS encoding ribulose bisphosphate carboxylase small subunit, which translates to MKLTQGCFSFLPDLTDDQITKQVQYCLANGWAVNIEFTDDPHPRNTYWEMWGLPMFDLQDAAGVMMELAECRRVCGNSYIRISGFDSSHGWESVRISFLVNRPPQEAEFELVRQEVGGRAIRYTTVRKPAAHASQ; encoded by the coding sequence ATGAAACTGACCCAGGGCTGCTTCTCGTTCCTGCCTGACTTGACCGACGACCAGATCACCAAGCAGGTGCAGTACTGCCTCGCCAACGGCTGGGCGGTGAATATCGAGTTCACCGATGATCCGCATCCCCGTAACACCTATTGGGAGATGTGGGGCCTGCCGATGTTCGATCTCCAGGACGCCGCCGGCGTGATGATGGAGCTAGCGGAGTGCCGTCGGGTCTGTGGCAACAGTTACATCCGCATCAGCGGCTTCGACTCCAGCCATGGCTGGGAGTCGGTGCGGATCTCCTTCCTCGTCAACCGCCCGCCGCAGGAGGCCGAGTTCGAGCTGGTGCGGCAGGAGGTTGGCGGCCGCGCCATCCGCTACACCACCGTGCGGAAGCCGGCCGCTCACGCTTCGCAATAG
- a CDS encoding bifunctional diguanylate cyclase/phosphodiesterase, with the protein MHRLLARQIRQATDESGQVDLTRLGDLVSAAYEEGDSDRRRTDRAIKLMIEELEQTHKRAEQDLLRAREFLDSIIENIPIAVFAKDARDSRYVLLNRAGEEYFGMPRHRMLGKTPDQIFPEDVASAINELDRRVVDSGGPLILEGHRLEIGVNGHDRLVNSRKLLVRDGSGAPQYLVGVIEDVTERITNEAHISHLAQYDALTDLPNRSAFNAALAERLERAQETSTNFAVLSLDLDRFKEVNDVFGHPVGDMLMRAAAERLAGEADGAFVARIGGDEFMILMPDDVRRDDVLSLAERLVEAIGNELEVDDYLSHVGLSVGIAVYPDDGVDAATLLANADSALYRAKREGRGRVCFFETEMDRELRDRRLLQHDLRHALEQNQFLVYFQPQARMGGEIIGFEALLRWNHPTRGFVPPDQFIPLAEENGQIIEIGEWVLREACHEAASWPKPLQVAVNLSPVQFQAGDLERSIHQILLETGLAPTRLEVEITEGVLIGDFTRALNLLRRLKALGIRIAMDDFGTGYSSLSYLQSFPFDKIKIDRSFISNLEATPQSAEIVRAVLSLAHALHIPVVAEGVETEEQRAFLEYEACEEMQGYFVGRPEPIEHYFDLIGIDVERRRYA; encoded by the coding sequence ATGCATCGCCTGTTGGCACGGCAGATTCGCCAGGCGACGGACGAGTCCGGGCAGGTCGATTTGACCAGGCTCGGCGATCTCGTCAGCGCGGCCTATGAGGAGGGCGACAGCGATCGTCGGCGCACCGACCGCGCGATCAAGCTGATGATCGAGGAGCTCGAGCAGACGCACAAGCGTGCCGAGCAGGATCTGCTGCGCGCGCGCGAATTCCTCGACAGCATCATCGAGAATATCCCGATCGCGGTGTTTGCGAAGGACGCCAGGGATTCCCGCTACGTCCTGCTCAACCGCGCCGGCGAAGAATATTTCGGCATGCCCCGCCATCGGATGCTGGGCAAAACCCCTGACCAGATCTTTCCGGAGGATGTTGCCAGCGCCATCAACGAGCTGGATCGCCGCGTCGTCGACAGCGGCGGGCCGTTGATCTTGGAAGGGCATCGGCTCGAAATCGGCGTCAACGGCCATGATCGCCTGGTCAATTCCCGCAAGCTGCTGGTTCGCGACGGCAGCGGCGCGCCGCAATATCTGGTCGGCGTGATCGAGGACGTCACCGAGCGGATCACCAATGAGGCGCATATCAGCCATCTTGCACAGTATGATGCCTTGACGGACCTGCCGAACCGCAGTGCTTTCAACGCGGCGCTCGCCGAACGGCTGGAGCGAGCGCAGGAGACGTCGACCAATTTTGCAGTGCTGAGCCTGGATCTCGATCGCTTCAAGGAAGTCAACGACGTGTTCGGCCACCCCGTGGGCGACATGCTGATGCGGGCAGCCGCCGAGCGCCTTGCTGGGGAAGCCGATGGGGCCTTCGTCGCCCGCATTGGCGGCGACGAGTTCATGATCCTGATGCCGGACGACGTCCGCCGCGACGACGTCCTCTCGCTCGCCGAGCGTCTGGTCGAGGCGATCGGCAACGAACTCGAGGTCGACGACTACCTCTCCCATGTGGGCCTCAGTGTCGGCATCGCCGTCTATCCGGATGACGGCGTGGACGCGGCAACGCTGCTTGCGAACGCCGATTCCGCGCTCTATCGCGCCAAACGCGAAGGCCGGGGCAGGGTCTGCTTCTTCGAAACCGAGATGGACCGGGAGCTGCGCGACCGCAGGCTGTTGCAGCACGATCTGCGCCACGCGCTCGAGCAGAACCAGTTCCTCGTCTACTTCCAGCCGCAGGCGCGGATGGGTGGCGAGATCATCGGCTTCGAGGCGCTGCTGCGCTGGAACCATCCGACCCGGGGCTTCGTGCCGCCCGACCAGTTCATTCCGTTGGCCGAGGAGAACGGGCAGATCATCGAGATCGGCGAATGGGTGCTGCGCGAGGCCTGCCACGAGGCGGCGTCCTGGCCGAAGCCGTTGCAGGTCGCAGTCAATCTGTCGCCTGTCCAGTTCCAGGCCGGCGACCTCGAACGGTCCATCCACCAGATCCTGCTCGAAACGGGGCTGGCGCCGACCCGGCTCGAGGTCGAGATCACCGAGGGCGTGCTGATCGGCGATTTCACCCGCGCACTCAATCTGCTGCGGCGGCTGAAGGCACTCGGCATTCGTATCGCGATGGACGATTTCGGCACAGGGTATTCGTCGCTGTCCTATCTCCAGTCGTTCCCGTTCGACAAGATCAAGATCGACCGGAGCTTCATCTCCAACCTCGAGGCGACGCCGCAATCGGCCGAGATCGTCCGCGCGGTCCTGAGCCTTGCGCACGCCCTGCACATCCCGGTCGTTGCGGAAGGGGTGGAGACGGAAGAGCAGCGCGCCTTCCTGGAATACGAGGCCTGCGAGGAGATGCAGGGCTATTTCGTCGGGCGGCCCGAACCGATCGAACATTATTTCGATCTGATCGGCATCGATGTCGAGCGCCGCCGCTACGCCTAG
- the cbbX gene encoding CbbX protein, translated as MLDIPHATTTEPNETSFDLRKEAEAAGITDTLQQLEQELIGLRPVKNRVRQIASLLLIERMRQRAGLASAPPTLHMSFTGNPGTGKTTVALRMAKILHGLGFVRRGQVISVTRDDLVGQYIGHTAPKTKEILKKAMGGVLFIDEAYYLHRPDNERDYGQEAIEILLQVMENQREDLVVILAGYGERMTSFFASNPGFRSRIAHHIEFPDYAQDELLVIAELMLRERGYRFSAAAREAFEKYIELRRTQPFFSNARSIRNAVDRIRLRQADRLVSDLDRMLDVADLETIDPVDVLASRVFSGGADVRSAKP; from the coding sequence ATGCTCGACATTCCTCACGCGACCACAACCGAGCCCAACGAGACCAGTTTCGATCTCCGCAAGGAAGCCGAAGCGGCAGGGATCACCGACACGTTGCAACAGCTCGAGCAGGAATTGATTGGGCTCAGGCCAGTCAAGAACCGCGTGCGCCAGATCGCGTCACTATTGCTGATCGAGCGTATGCGGCAGCGCGCAGGGCTGGCCTCCGCGCCGCCGACGCTGCACATGTCGTTCACCGGTAATCCCGGCACCGGCAAGACCACGGTGGCGTTGCGCATGGCCAAGATCCTGCACGGCCTCGGCTTCGTGCGGCGCGGGCAGGTGATCTCGGTGACGCGCGACGATCTCGTCGGCCAGTATATCGGTCACACCGCCCCGAAGACCAAAGAGATCCTGAAGAAAGCGATGGGCGGCGTGCTGTTCATCGATGAAGCCTATTATCTGCACCGGCCAGACAATGAGCGCGACTATGGCCAAGAGGCGATCGAGATCCTGCTCCAGGTGATGGAGAACCAGCGCGAGGACCTCGTGGTGATCCTGGCGGGCTACGGCGAACGCATGACGAGCTTCTTCGCCTCCAATCCCGGCTTCCGCTCGCGGATCGCCCACCACATCGAATTCCCGGACTATGCGCAAGACGAGCTCCTCGTCATCGCCGAGCTCATGCTCCGGGAGCGCGGTTATCGGTTCTCGGCCGCCGCGCGCGAGGCGTTCGAGAAGTACATTGAGTTACGCCGGACCCAGCCGTTCTTCTCCAATGCGCGCTCGATCCGCAACGCCGTCGACCGCATCCGCCTGCGACAGGCCGATCGCCTGGTGTCCGATCTTGATCGAATGCTCGACGTCGCCGATCTCGAGACCATCGACCCGGTTGACGTTCTCGCGAGCCGCGTCTTCAGCGGCGGAGCCGACGTGCGGAGTGCCAAGCCATGA
- the tkt gene encoding transketolase produces MNISVHADADLTAVTHNDLANAVRFLAVDAIETSQSGHPGLPMGMADVATVLFSRFLKFDSAHPNWPDRDRFVLSAGHGSMLLYALLYLTGGDVSLDDIKAFRQWGSKTPGHPEYGHTPGVETTTGPLGQGIATAVGMALAERMANARHGDGLVDHFTYVIAGDGCLMEGISQEAISLAGHLGLGRLIVLFDDNGISIDGPTSLATSDDQCARFAASGWSVRRVDGHDPEATAQAIAEERESAKPSLIACRTIIGYGAPDRQGTEKAHGAPLGVEQTAAARRTLGWDYQPFVVPIPILKAWRMIGQRGQVERLAWLDRYECATPEQRDLFVEGSPVALPNAYARASAKLRERFATERPKLATRQASQQVLDCIAGTIPGFVGGSADLTHSNLTHAKGQSPVRRDAFAGDYIHYGIREHGMAAAMNGLALHGGFIPYGGTFLAFSDYSRPAIRLAALMRLRVVHVMTHDSIGLGEDGPTHQPVEHLAALRVIPNLLVFRPADAVETLEAWDCALEAKDRPSVLCLSRQALPTFRSDIRGRNRVARGAYVIVSPDGGRDVTLMATGSEVSIALEAARLLATEHVRAAVVSAPCFALFAEQPDDYRAAVLGTAPRVGIEAAVAGDWHRWIGAEGEFVGMRGFGASAPAPVLYREFGITPQSVAEAARRAIARAGKQ; encoded by the coding sequence ATGAACATCTCCGTCCATGCCGACGCCGACCTCACGGCCGTCACGCACAACGATCTCGCCAATGCCGTCCGCTTCCTCGCAGTCGACGCCATCGAGACCTCGCAGTCCGGTCATCCCGGCCTGCCGATGGGTATGGCCGACGTCGCGACCGTGCTGTTCTCGCGCTTCCTGAAGTTCGACTCCGCGCACCCGAACTGGCCGGACCGCGACCGTTTTGTCCTGTCGGCAGGCCATGGCTCGATGCTGCTCTACGCGTTGCTGTATCTGACCGGCGGCGATGTCAGCCTCGACGACATCAAGGCGTTCCGGCAATGGGGCTCGAAAACGCCGGGGCATCCTGAATATGGCCACACGCCGGGCGTCGAGACTACGACCGGACCGCTGGGGCAGGGGATCGCGACGGCCGTCGGCATGGCGCTCGCCGAGCGCATGGCCAACGCGCGGCATGGCGACGGCCTCGTCGATCACTTCACCTATGTGATCGCCGGCGATGGTTGCCTGATGGAAGGCATCAGCCAGGAGGCGATCTCGCTCGCCGGCCATCTTGGACTTGGCCGCCTGATCGTGCTGTTCGACGACAACGGCATCTCCATCGACGGGCCAACGTCGCTTGCGACCTCGGATGACCAGTGCGCGCGTTTCGCCGCCTCCGGCTGGTCGGTACGCCGCGTCGACGGACACGATCCCGAAGCGACTGCGCAGGCGATCGCCGAAGAACGCGAGAGCGCAAAACCGTCGCTGATCGCCTGCCGCACCATCATCGGTTATGGCGCGCCGGACCGGCAGGGCACCGAGAAGGCGCATGGCGCGCCGCTCGGCGTCGAGCAGACGGCGGCGGCGCGTCGGACGCTCGGCTGGGACTATCAGCCCTTCGTCGTGCCGATTCCCATACTGAAAGCGTGGCGGATGATCGGCCAGCGCGGGCAGGTCGAGCGTCTCGCCTGGCTCGATCGCTACGAATGCGCGACGCCTGAGCAGCGCGATCTGTTCGTTGAGGGCAGCCCGGTTGCCCTGCCGAACGCCTATGCCCGGGCTTCGGCCAAATTGCGCGAGCGCTTTGCCACCGAGCGTCCGAAGCTCGCGACGCGGCAAGCCTCGCAACAGGTGCTCGACTGCATCGCAGGGACCATCCCGGGATTTGTCGGCGGCTCCGCCGACCTGACCCATTCGAACCTGACGCATGCCAAGGGGCAGTCGCCCGTCAGGCGCGACGCGTTCGCCGGTGACTACATCCATTACGGCATCCGCGAGCACGGCATGGCGGCGGCGATGAACGGCCTCGCGCTGCATGGCGGCTTCATTCCCTATGGCGGCACATTCCTCGCCTTCTCCGATTACAGCCGGCCGGCGATCCGCCTTGCTGCCTTGATGCGGCTTCGCGTCGTCCATGTGATGACCCACGATTCCATCGGGCTCGGCGAGGATGGCCCGACGCACCAGCCGGTCGAGCATCTTGCCGCACTGCGCGTCATTCCGAACCTTCTGGTCTTCCGTCCAGCCGACGCAGTCGAGACGCTGGAAGCCTGGGACTGCGCGCTCGAAGCCAAGGATCGGCCCTCGGTGCTGTGCCTGTCCCGGCAGGCGCTCCCGACCTTCCGCAGCGATATCCGCGGCAGGAATCGGGTCGCGCGCGGCGCCTATGTGATTGTTTCACCCGATGGCGGACGCGACGTAACGCTGATGGCGACCGGCTCAGAAGTCTCGATCGCGTTGGAAGCTGCGCGCCTGCTTGCAACAGAGCATGTCCGCGCCGCGGTCGTATCCGCGCCGTGCTTCGCTCTGTTCGCAGAGCAACCGGACGATTATCGCGCCGCGGTTCTCGGCACGGCGCCGCGCGTGGGCATCGAGGCGGCCGTCGCCGGTGATTGGCATCGCTGGATCGGTGCTGAGGGCGAGTTCGTCGGGATGCGCGGCTTCGGTGCCTCGGCACCCGCGCCAGTGCTCTATCGCGAATTCGGCATCACACCGCAGAGCGTCGCGGAAGCCGCTCGGCGGGCGATTGCCCGCGCAGGCAAGCAATAA
- a CDS encoding FIST signal transduction protein, producing MHIQYLHWNAAHGWRGANALREPAQLVLYFGSREGLTGGERYRELRGRYPDSHVIGCSTGGQIHGDDIRDDGVVAVALRFARTQVMVVNEIIESREASRACGVRLARQVMAADLAGLFVLSDGLGVNGAELLAGITEVLGPDLPVTGGLAGDGTRFEQTLVGADGEPLPNRVAAIGFYGTSFRIAHGCAAGWDVFGPRRKVTKSEGPVVVELDGKPPLDLYTRYLGEEEAAAMPGSGLAFPLRIHDESEPDRQIVRSVFAVDRSAGTLTFAADIPEGCTAQLMRANFDSLAAGAGEAGRQARNALSDGIAGDKLAILVSCTGRRKIMGQRTQDELDAVAAELGDDVVRIGFYSYGEIAPPVASGRCELHNQTMTVTMIAEAAA from the coding sequence ATGCACATTCAATATCTTCACTGGAATGCTGCCCATGGCTGGCGCGGAGCGAATGCCCTGCGCGAGCCAGCCCAACTCGTGCTTTATTTCGGCAGCCGCGAGGGGCTGACCGGTGGCGAGCGCTATCGCGAGCTGCGCGGTCGTTATCCTGACAGTCATGTCATCGGTTGCAGCACCGGCGGCCAGATCCACGGCGATGACATCCGCGATGATGGAGTGGTTGCCGTCGCCTTGCGTTTCGCGCGAACGCAGGTGATGGTGGTGAACGAAATCATTGAATCACGCGAGGCGTCGCGAGCTTGCGGCGTGCGTCTTGCTCGCCAGGTGATGGCGGCGGACCTGGCGGGGCTGTTCGTTCTGTCCGACGGGTTGGGCGTGAACGGTGCCGAGCTGCTCGCCGGTATCACCGAGGTGCTCGGGCCGGATCTGCCAGTCACGGGCGGCTTGGCCGGCGATGGCACCCGGTTCGAGCAAACATTGGTCGGGGCCGATGGCGAGCCCTTGCCGAACCGCGTCGCGGCAATCGGCTTCTATGGAACCTCCTTTCGCATCGCGCATGGTTGCGCGGCTGGCTGGGACGTGTTCGGCCCGCGGCGCAAGGTTACGAAATCGGAGGGGCCCGTGGTGGTTGAGCTCGACGGCAAGCCGCCACTGGATCTCTACACGCGCTATCTCGGCGAGGAAGAGGCCGCGGCGATGCCTGGTTCGGGCCTCGCGTTTCCGTTGCGCATTCACGACGAATCCGAGCCGGATCGGCAGATCGTGCGCTCCGTCTTTGCGGTGGATCGCAGCGCCGGAACGCTGACGTTTGCCGCCGACATTCCGGAAGGGTGTACGGCGCAATTGATGCGTGCCAATTTCGACAGCCTCGCTGCGGGTGCAGGCGAGGCGGGCCGGCAGGCGCGCAACGCGCTTTCCGATGGGATTGCCGGCGACAAGCTCGCGATCCTGGTGAGCTGCACCGGCCGCCGCAAGATCATGGGGCAGCGCACGCAGGACGAGCTGGACGCCGTTGCCGCCGAACTCGGCGACGATGTCGTTCGTATCGGCTTCTACTCTTATGGCGAGATCGCACCGCCCGTGGCCTCCGGCCGCTGCGAACTGCACAATCAGACCATGACCGTCACGATGATCGCGGAGGCCGCCGCTTGA
- a CDS encoding phosphoribulokinase produces the protein MSRKHPIISITGSSGAGTTSVKKTFEQIFFRERVDAVYIEGDAFHRYDRVEMRTQMANEAERGNKHFSHFSPETNLFEELERAFRDYGETGTAVTRHYVHDAEESALHGVAPGTFTEWERLPENSDLMFYEGLHGAVVTDKVNVARYADLKIGVVPVINLEWIQKLHRDRSARGYSTEAVTDTILRRMPDYIHYICPQFSETDINFQRVPTVDTSNPFIARWIPTPDESMVVIRFKNPRGIDFPYLLSMLPHSWMSRANSIVCPGAKLDLAMQLILTPLIMQLIERKRNLK, from the coding sequence AGGAAGCATCCGATCATCTCGATCACTGGCTCCTCCGGAGCCGGCACCACCTCGGTCAAGAAGACGTTTGAGCAGATCTTCTTCCGCGAGCGCGTCGACGCCGTCTACATCGAGGGCGACGCCTTCCATCGCTACGATCGCGTCGAGATGCGCACGCAGATGGCGAACGAGGCCGAGCGCGGCAACAAGCATTTCAGCCATTTCAGCCCCGAGACCAATCTGTTCGAGGAGCTGGAGCGCGCCTTCCGCGACTACGGCGAGACCGGCACGGCGGTGACGCGGCACTACGTTCACGACGCCGAGGAGTCCGCGCTGCATGGCGTAGCACCCGGCACCTTCACCGAATGGGAGCGACTGCCGGAGAATTCGGACCTGATGTTCTACGAGGGTCTGCACGGCGCCGTCGTCACCGACAAAGTGAATGTCGCGCGCTATGCCGACCTCAAGATCGGCGTCGTGCCCGTCATCAATCTCGAATGGATCCAGAAGCTGCACCGCGACCGCAGCGCGCGCGGCTATTCGACCGAGGCCGTCACCGACACCATTCTGCGGCGGATGCCGGACTACATCCACTACATCTGCCCGCAATTCAGCGAGACCGACATCAACTTCCAGCGCGTGCCGACGGTGGACACCTCGAATCCGTTCATCGCCCGCTGGATCCCGACGCCGGACGAATCGATGGTCGTGATCCGCTTCAAGAATCCGCGCGGCATCGATTTTCCCTATCTGCTCTCGATGCTTCCGCACAGCTGGATGTCCCGTGCGAACTCCATTGTGTGTCCCGGCGCGAAACTCGATCTGGCGATGCAGCTGATCCTGACGCCGCTGATCATGCAGCTGATCGAGCGCAAGCGAAATCTGAAGTGA